In one window of Comamonas testosteroni DNA:
- a CDS encoding copper uptake system-associated protein, which translates to MNRFRWQGLALALCFATTSGLVATQAFAVTPVASSTESTAIQRAMKDIWDKPDSRLEVAPVSILGSHAVAGWIQGSRGGRALLKRNAHGQWTVAVCGGDGLKDPKMLEMAGLSATSASQLAWNVAQAEAAMTPKQRALFSSFDGMVQMDPHGAHPAHSTGNSH; encoded by the coding sequence ATGAATAGATTCAGATGGCAGGGCTTGGCCTTGGCCCTTTGCTTCGCCACCACTTCAGGGTTGGTAGCAACTCAGGCGTTTGCCGTGACGCCAGTTGCGTCGTCCACCGAGTCAACAGCGATTCAACGTGCGATGAAGGATATCTGGGACAAGCCTGATTCGAGACTTGAAGTGGCCCCAGTCTCCATCTTAGGGTCGCATGCTGTTGCAGGATGGATCCAGGGCAGCCGTGGTGGACGTGCTTTGCTCAAGCGCAACGCTCATGGCCAGTGGACGGTTGCCGTGTGCGGAGGCGACGGTCTCAAAGACCCCAAGATGCTTGAGATGGCTGGCTTGTCAGCAACTTCCGCAAGCCAGCTGGCGTGGAACGTGGCACAAGCCGAGGCTGCCATGACACCCAAGCAACGTGCGCTGTTCTCCTCTTTTGATGGGATGGTACAGATGGACCCGCATGGTGCTCACCCTGCGCACTCGACTGGCAACTCTCATTGA